AATATGAGAATTGGCAACTGCAAATGTCCCCACTTTCCTTTTATGTCTATTTCAAAATAGAGTATACACAATCGAAACTTCAATCTGTGTGGCTTATTGACAGAATGGggtgtataataaataattttttttatcttctAGCTTGCTAATCATATAAATAGGAATGAACTTGACTACTTGAGGCAACTTTTAAACACATGGCGAATTCAATCAAGAAAATAACTGTTTACACTTGATTTATTTAGAATGCAAACTGTGGAAGTAATAACTGTTCTCTAGCCAGCTCTGAACTCATTATAGATGAAGGAATTTAGCTTAACAATGACCAATAATAATCAGACTCATGATCCCAGAAACAAGAATACAAGCTAATAGAAAGTGGCAACCGGATCCGAGAATAGGTCAAGTTTCTCAACTTCCAATCTTTTCCTACCACGACAAGTCACAACTGTTACCTGTAATAAGTATGGGAAGGCAAAATCAATCATATTATTCATCCAGGCAAGCTCAAGGGCAACATCTGGCCGTATCACGTCATAACAAACAAAAAGGCACGCGGCAAAGCATTCCTTCTTCCCCTGAAAAAGTAAATTTAAGGAAAGTTAGCCCCAAAAGATGGTGCTTGCCAACGCACAAAAGCTGCAATCCCAATATTACAGATTCAATATGCCTCATCTAACACAACAGCAGCCTACTGCGGATCATACCGTTAGCACTTAACAGGGTCCAAATAGGTTCAGATGTTAACAACATTACCTCTAACCAGTTGAGACTGGTATCAGGTTGCACTGTACACATTAGATTTTTTAAACAATATTGATTGCTCGGAGAGTCAAAATCATGATATTTTACTATGGAGAGTATCTTGTAAACAGAGGGGAAATGTTGGTTTAACATTGttacaaaataagaaaaatcttTTGTTTCCATATGCACTCAATACTTCAACACTAAAGAATGGCTCCGCTAGCCCATGCCAGGAATGTAGACCTCTGTTGAAAGACAAGGAAAAGCAAACATACCTCCTGTATGAAATAAACCAACAACTCCTCTGCCAGTTCACGATCACCAGATTGTGAACATGTTTCCATCGCGTCTTTGTAATGTTTATCTTTCTTAGACAGTGCAATAGACTGCTTCCATCTGCCTGCCTTCTTATAGATATAAGCAGCAACACGTCTCATCTCAAGAAGCTCATGTTTCTCAATCTGTCATCAACATTACTAAGTATGAGGAAAAAAACAGTATGCACTTCCTTTTTCAGCTTTTGTCAAATGAAGAGCACGTTAAATCTACCACCACTAGATATAAAACAAAGTAAAACAGGAGCTAAATGCAGATCACCTTTTGTGCAAGTCCTATCTGATCAAAGTTATCATGTAAATCAATCGACTCTCGCAGTCTATCATAATCTTCCTCCTCGGCATATATTTCATTCAGGGCCTCATTTACAGCAGAGACATTATTGCTCTGGACTGCAATCATGTATGGCTTCACGAGATGCAGGTTACCCGCCTATGACACGAAAAATACTTATAACGTGAAAAGATTGCCCATACAACAaccaaaaagaaacaaaaaaaaatttgccTGTATTGATTCAGATAACAAGTATTTTGAGGCATTAAGCATAAACAAGAGGGAGAACTAACGAACCTTTCGCATTATATCAACCACGCGTGTATGGTCAAGACGAAGTGCCAGCACATTAAGCATATCATTAATTAGATCAGGATGCTCCTGTAGATAGAAGTGCACAGCTTTATAGTAGAGTTCTACGTTGGCCACTTTAGCCACAACATCTTTGAACTGCATGTGATCCCAGGCCTCGGGAGAGTGATTCATTACAGTTACAGCAGCATTATCAAACTCATCATACTGGATATACAAATATGTAAGTTCTTTCCAGTGCTGCTGTTCATCGCATGCTCTGATAACCTTGGGAATGTTTAGACGAGTAGAGAACAGCTTAATGTGCTCCATAAGCTTCTCAGAGCGATATCTAGCATAAAGTACTCCCAGTTCAGTAAAGATGCCCATGTGTGCACGTTCCAATCCCAAACCACTTTCCATCAAAGAGATTATCTCATTGAAACAACCCCTGTTCTGGTAATACTGACTGACCTCCTCCATGTCATCCACCTAAAATTTTGACACTCACATAAGATGGTAACCATATACACTACCACAAACGAATAATAAACAAATTAGACTAAACACAGAATATCATGGTCAAGGCATATGGATGTAGCTATAGAAGTTTGTTACATGCCTTAacggaaaacataaaaaagaaccCTTCTTTGTGAATCAGACCAATTTTCAGGAATGTAGACATTCATCATCAGACAGCTACATCAACATAAAGAACACACAAGAAAATAAAGACATCCCTTCTAAACTATAATTCCATAACTACTTATTTCCTAAACATAGGTAGCACTAAGTTCTGGACACAGAAATACACGAAATCACAAAAGTACCTGTATAATGATGTTGAGACCACAAATCTGAGCTAATCTGAACTCTTCAGCATCAACACATGCAAAACAAACTTCCTTCCAAGTCTTTGCACTGTTGGCTTTCCGTGCCGCATCAACAGCACTTTGGAATTGCTTGAGCCTCACTAGGGTAACGGCTAACTTCGCCCAGTTAGATATAAAAGCATATATAATCTTTGCAGCTTCATATAAAGCTTCATCAAATAAGCGATCACCAACATTTTGGAGGTTGGCAACATTTGGCATGAGTATAAATTCCTCAATGTCACTCAACCTATCAATCTTGGCATAAGCATATATGAGTTCACTATCCACCCTAGGCTCTTTTGTTTGCTGCCTAACCATAAGAAGATACTTCACCAAGTCATGGTAAACATCTGCATCTTCAGAAGCACGGATCACATCCAAAAATTGAGTGGAATCCTCAGCACGTATAAATGACTCTATTGCATCACTAACCAACCCTGCTCTCAACTGAGCCTTTGCAACTTGGCTCCAGACAGCATCTTCTTCAACCCGGAAAGCAAATTCCACAGCTCGGTCAATGGCTTGAATGTTATCTAATAGCACATTAACCGCCTGCACGTTCAGATTAAATTTCTTGAAAATTGCAAATGCCTCTTCATAGAGTTGAGCCTCAACAGCCACTTCTCCAACTGCTGGTCCGTCGAAGTTATCCAGCCTGTTGACATAATCCATAACTCTCGATGAATCTGCTTTAATGGCTGTCAAAATGAGGAGATTTTGCAGATTCGAGTTTCCACTGAAAGCAGAGTTCTGTAGGACAATCTTTTCAAGAAGTTCAATCAATTCATGTGGGAGATCAGCTGTCATAAAAGCTTTAACCGCAGCAGAAACTTGTTCAGGACTCTTGCTTTCAGGCAAGGCAGTGGACACAACTTGATCAATGATCTGCCTCCTATACTCGTTCTCAGGATTGAGAACTTTCTCCCAAAGATCACCATCCATTCTTTCAACAACATATCTGGAACAGAAGAAACCAATTAGCATCTTTCAATAAATTACATCACAGCCATAGAGTATAGATAAAAGCAAGTCGCCAACCTCGCTTGTAGCTTGAACAACGAATTCTTGTTTGTGACATTGATAAGCTCGTCATCACATTGTCCTCGCCGATAAGCAACTACCGCAAGGGTGGGGTCGCGCTTCTCACAATATTTACCCACGACACGTGAATCATAGTATGGGTTGGTTGTGAGGAAGTGCTCTGGATTATTGTTACTCTCGATGATAATTTTACCCAGAGCATTGTGCACATGCACATCTTGGCTTCCTTCACTAACAAGATGCTCGAGAAATTGAGTGAGCAAGCGAAGTCGATTCCTGAAACACAAAAGAAATATGAataagcaattaaagaaaacagagaaccagTAGTAAGATCATTCATCACAATGTCAGCACCTCTTTTCACATTCCTCCACAAGTGGCTCTACTGGAAGAAGAGAGCGAACAGAGAGTATCAGACCCTTGATAAAATCTTCAGGACATTCATCATCAAGAAGCTGCCCAACAACTAGTGGTGCATTTCCCGGATTAACCTAACAAATCCAGATGAGACCTTGTCAGCGGATTTTATACTGCAGTATCAACGTTCAAGAATCTAAACTATACATGCTCTGACAGGAAACAACCCATCTAAATGGTAGACATACCTTCTGAACATAACCTTCAATATAACGAAGCATGTTGTTTACATATAGATAGTGCGTGAGATCTGGAACAAAACCAAATCGATCACAGACATTAATCAGCGGTCGTGCATCAGGAAGTTTGGCTTCCATCAAGAAATTTTTCGTCTTCTCAGCATCATAAAAGTTCGACTCTCTAGTCACTCGTTCCACTTCTTTCAACTGTCCGGTTTTGGCAGCTGCTTCGATGTATTTAAAGTGAATCTCTGGATCCTCACTGAATAAAAAGATAAAAAGGTGTGACGATTGGAATAAGAGAATAACACTCGTAAAGAAAGTCAAACAAGCCTTCATCTTTTCGAATAATACCTGGAGCTCAAATAAGATCCAAGGAAAAAATATAGCCCTTCGTATGATTTAAATTGCTCGAAGAGTTTCATGCATGAATCTACTCCTAACTGCTCACAATACTCCTTAGCAGCCTGAAAAtatcaaacaaaacaaacatcCAATGAATTGGCAATATACCAAGTTGATAGCTTTACTAATAATACTGGAAATAGCAATAAGTGTAATTACTAGATTGTGATTTGTCCCCATTACATCCATAGGTTAAAGTAATTTATAAAAAGTGATAAATGCAGTTTCTTTAAGTAATACTCTTGTTATTTctaaaaatatatacaaacttGATTAAATTAGTAGTTGAATTATTAAAAACATTATACTACATAGAATGGATATAACTGGAGCTGATTTTACTTCATGACTTTCAAATTCTATACTCCCTGATACACACCCTGATTTTATACTTCATGACTTTCGAATTCTATACTCCCTGATTTTATACTTTATGACTTTCAAATTCTACGACTCCCTGATTTTACTTCATGTCTTTAATAGTTTATCttccatttttcatttttcgAATCAAACTACGAATTTGATTTACAAAAAATGTAGTATCTTAATTCATCATATGTAAATATGTAATTGATAAATGCCTATATATTCTTTTGTCCTCCGTAATTGTTACCAAAGAATAAAACTGTTTCGAAAAGTTCgactttgaaaaataaaatagaaacttcttttaagaatggagggagtagtttccATTATTTAGATATTATTTTGATACATGGTTATAAAGAATATCTAGTGTAATATGCATAATTTGCTGATAATAAGTGATCTTGTACACAGTTTACTtcaattatacggagtacttcccACAACCCTTATTCATTTTCACTGTTCATTTTACAGTGTCCTAAAGTCTTCTTTCTACTTCCTTTtcccatttctctctccggattCCATCCTATCAAACTTTTCTCCCTagcttttccaaaatttaatattttctctctctccctaaCCActttcaaattttttattttgcattaaCCCCTATTATTAAATTCAGTGCCAATCCCAAGGGTGAAAATGAATTCGGATATAAGGTTTACatctatttcgattaacatAATTCTACGAAAAAACTAGTTTGCTGTAACTATCACATCAGCAGCTAAGAATTAACTTCGAATTCTTTGACCAATATTGTTGATATATGTTACTGAAGTCAAATTTTGATTCATATGTATAAATTAAAGTTGATTCATGTTTGCTtagaagttaaaaaaaaaagtgtgaaAATACCTGCACAATAATCTGAAGGTTGCCCCTGAGATTGACAAGTAAAAGGTCCTTCATGCACTCCAATGCCCACTCGCGGGAAAGAGTCCCAAAAAACTCAACAAGTGCCTGCACATAGCCAAAATTTCAGCAACAAGCCAATCAATTCAagtaaatcaacaaaaatttacTGGTCACAAATTAAACCTGTGGCTCTATTGCATGTGTGTTCACGATAACACGTTTTATATCAGGTAAATCAGTATAATGCTGCAAAATAATTGTAAAATGCATATTAGTAAGGGGCCTCAGTTCATTAAAaagataaaaattaaaaaacaataaGATAAAATAATTGACCAAGTACCCGAAGAGCTTGTATGTATAAACCAGCTTTCTCACAAAGCTGAGCAACTCTAGAACGGTCATAATGAGTGAACATTCCATTGGCTAAAATGGCATCAGCCACATTAGGAAAGGTAACAagatttatttccaaaacctgcatGCATAATCCATAAGTCAAAACGCTCAAGTATTGCTGATGATTATTAAGATGTCTATACTACACAGTCAATATTTATACCTTTGTTTGCAAAAAGCCATGTTCAGGCAAATTTGGCTTTAAAACATCCAGCAGAAATGCAGTTGCTTCACGAATCAAGTTCCTCTGAgtaacaaaaaaggaaaaaaaacggTTCATACATTAGGGTTTGACAAACCAACACAACCACAGAAAATCACTTTCCTTAAATGAGATGGTGAGGAGGCAATAGGTATACAACTCTAAGCCCCAACTATAAAATGGTTCCACATGAAAAATATAACAATAAGTGAACAAAAGGTAAAAAAAATCACACCTGAAGAAAAAGATCAGTTACTGTGTTATAATCAACAGGACACCCTCCCTCCATTTGGGACATCATCAACGCAAAATTGACAGCACCCTGTAATGTACAATGGGAAAATAAGCACAAACAAAATATTATTTCATAGACCTATTTATTTGTTATTACAATTACGGTACAACGACCACAGCTTTTTCACTTCTTTTTTAAGTGAATAAGAGCAAGAAGAAGTCAGAAACACACCTGAGGATCTGTTCGGAGAATAGTTTGGAGAAGGAACAAGTAATCTGGTGTATAACCGACCTACATCAACAGAAGAATCATAAAACAACTGTGGCACATACACATGTGAGAGTGAAATAAGGACACAGAAAGAGCCAACTTATAACTTTTGAGTGATAAGAATCAAAATGAATATTGCACCATTATAGCCACAAAATGAAGATCTAAACTACCTGCTTAGAATAGATGAGAATTTTATCAAACTCCCTGCGCTCGGCAAAGGCAGCAACGACCTTTGGGGTCGCTCTAGCTTTAATATATATCTTCAAGGCAAGGTCAGTGTCAACAGTCTGCATAAAAAGTAGGGACGTATCAGATACCACTCGACTTTCACAAGAAGAAAAATGAACCCAGAGTAACCGATAATCATAATAACTGCCAGAGTTCCAGTGCACCTTCACTAGATCTCCAAGTTCCTCCGTGCATTCTAATTTGTCCTCTGCTAGCCAATTCTCCAGTAGATTTTTCTTGTTCTGATTCACAACAAGGCGTGATAATTCTAACGATTCAAATGCATTGAGCTTTCCTCTAGTTAAAAGTGTCCCGAAGTATTGCAACAGAGGTGGCGTCTGCCCTGATTGAACAGGAACACTCTGCAATAACACACGACAAGAAATTACATATTGTTTTCAGCAAAACCCAAACGCAAAATGACTTCATCCATAATAATCAGAAATATGTTTCCAGTCATATTTGGTGGAATGCTGCTCAtcagaagaaaaataaattgaGTATAACAAAGCCTCTATTTTAGACAGTAAGAACATTAGCAGTGTCCTGAAATGCCTAACACTAGCCCACCTAGATCCACAGGTTTCAGATTTCTACCATCATGAAGAGCTAAATATTCCATGATTAATTTTAAGATTTGATAATTGAAATGGATTTCAAAGAATAAGAGGAGAACCTGCAAGTGGCCTCAACTAAGACATATGCAAGGATGGTTACTAGTGTTACTGTTGTCTCTGAATTTCAAGTTATAATTGATATGTTCCATAAAGGAGTATGAATATAAACAATGTTTAAATCATACCAAGTGAAAGAGGAAATGTGGAAGCTGGAGCAACACCGACTAAAAGAAGAAAATTATAATTGTCTATTCGTAtgatggtaaaaaaaaaaacaatgccaAAAGACAAACAGCAGAAAGCAAATAGCACATAAGATCAAAAGCATCACTATGAGATGAAAAATATGCATATTGGTGAATGCTTGCATACACTCTCAGACCTGAAATTTTGCAACAGTGTCAGGGGTACGCAGAATTCCTTGCGGGGATTCAGCAGCAAGCTCAGCAGCTTCCTTGTACTTTGTTTGAGCGAACAATTCTTGGAAGCGCTGGACAACCTGAAACGAGTACGAGATGGAAGTTCAGTAGGTTATCACAATACCAACAGGAAGGTGTAATAgtttaaaatatgaaatttgatCCTTTTCTGCAGATTATCATTATCAGTTATTCCAAGTCAGAAACACTAGTTTCCAAAATaataaccataataaagcatgaCCTCTCATTAGAAAACCACTGAACGAAAAGTCAACCTACCAGATTTTCTGCACCAGGGAGATTACCCCTTTTGGCAAGATTAACAGCAAGCTCCAAATTGTTCAACTGCATCAAGCCAAATCCATCAATATTAGGTTACTATCTATATCAGCTCATTGATTTTACACAGATCTAGAAAAGAATTTTGCCAAAAGGCTCAAAACCACACCTGGCCGCTGACAAACGGAACTATAGTAGCTTCATTGACAGTGGCAAGAAGAACCTGCCCCCTTCTGTTGATGGCATAGAAGCCTCCAGCTGATGCGGCTTCTGATGTCAAAAAAATTGGATCTGGACTTATTCGATTCCGATAAACAGCACTGGCAGTCTCAAGGTCGTACACAAATAGCAGCCCAAGCTTGGTAATAACATAGATTAAACTATACTTTTGGGACATCTGCAGAAACGATAAACAAAATTTATTCACAGGGAGTAGTAGAAAATAGTAACTAAAGTTGCAGCATGTACTTCAATGTTCTGAACAAAATGTGAATATAGTCTAGGTACTACCTGCATTGCGACTGGGAAATCATCAGCAAAATCAGGAGGGAAGAACAAGTCAGCTTGTTTCTTTGAAAAACCTGGCTTTCCTGTCAATATAGTACAATGGTCAAAACAGAAGAAACACACCATACTGAAATCTGTATCAAAGGAGAGAAAATACATCTGATTGTAATGCACTAGTAAATgcttatttaaaaattattttaggCAAAGAAGATCACTGTAGAAGAGAAAAACAATAGTTCCTTCGTTTTTCCAATAATTGCACCATTTGGAGTTTCATgtatgccaatgcacaacttgaACTATTAATATGTTCAACCATCTTTTTGTGAAAAATATAAGTggatattttgaaaaaatatatcGAAACGAATCTAACGAAGATCCCACGTGCTTATATTTCTCCTtgcatataaatcacaaaaaaacaaaaaaagagagagattaTCAACAAaaatgtgtgaatagtgtacaATCCAAATGATGCAATCATAAATAAAGACAGAGGAAGTATAAGACTATATTAGCAACATATTATACGATAAGAAATAGTAAGAACTTGGGATAAAGATATTAGAAAGAAAGAAATCCAAATCACAACTCATGCAAGCTTTTCAAGTAAGAAGGTAGGGGAGAAGAACGGAAAAGGAGTTCAAACCTGGCTGTGCACCAAGCTCTATAATATGCAACTTTGAAGTAACCTGGCCAGCATTCATGGACTTCGTAGCAAACACGATAAGAGTAGAAGGGTTTTCATTGCCAGGGACCTACGAACCATACGGAAGTATTATAGATTCCTGAATGTGTAATAGATACCAAGAAAGACAAGAAGGAGAAACATCACACTTTATATGAGGCAAATGATGCCGCATGCGCTTCAAGGGCTTGACTGCGCTGCTGATCCACAGAATAAAGCTGCATACTTCCTTTCACAAGTTGAGGTCTCTATAACACAGGAATAGAAGTTATCAATGACTTAAGATGTCGGCGGAAACACAACAGAAGGGCTGAAAATTTCGTAGAGCGTAATAAATGGTATTCTGTATTTCTGTAACTAAAGCATCTCTCAAAAAATTAAGTTAAGCTGCTATACAGACAAGAAATCCGCAGACTCCACTACCAGTACTTCACGCAGAGAAACTACACTAACAGAAGAGATAAACATGTAAAGCAGTGCACAACAACTGCTAACACGAAAACTTGAAAGAGACAATTTAGCCAACCCTATTTTGTTTGTACAGGAATCTAATCAAGGAAATAGCAGTAGACTGTAGACAGTGCAAACATACTAGGAGTCTAGGATAATACCCCATGACCTGAAAGGACGACTTTTGGACGCTCAGTCCGAATCAAATATTTAACACGGTTTTACATTGACGAGGACAGTATTGTAGTCATGTAGTGTACAATAAATCACGTATTCAACACTTAAACAGCTTATTGTAAAAAAGGAAAGGGAATTATATACTTTGCAAGAATCAATAGATTTATAGATGCACTGTTCTACAGCTACAGGATACTACCAGCCAAGAACTATTAGGCTAATGCATGCACCATGTATGTAATACTCCGTAAATGAGATGCAAGTGTTTCAGATAAAGAACAAGAGATGATAATGTGGGGGTGTGGGATAACTGCAACCTCCATTGCTACTTCAAGATGAAGGATGAGATAACCTGACTTTAAAGATTAAACAGCAACAGGCTGcggaataattttaattaaaagatacctGATAAGAAGCTAATATTTTGAAATTTCCAGCTATAAGAGGCTTTCTAGCGTTTTTTCAGTAAATTGTTAATCTTAGGTATTCAACAGTCAGCCTGACAATAATTTCTCAATGAATTTCAACCTTCAAAACGCGGAATTTTTTGAGGAAAAAAGAACCAAGATCTCATGCTGGTCTACAAACACTGACTAATTTGGTAGATACTCACAAGAACTAAGATCAGCAGTAATGAAGTGCAAAATTTGTGCAACAGAAATAACCAGATAAGTTTTCGTACCTCAGGAGAACCAGGGGCAATACCAATCAAGACCAACCATTTTTCAGCTGGGTCACATTTATAGTTAATTATTTGATTGTTTGCCAAATTAGCCGTCCTTTCAAACATTTTTACAGGTAGAGATTCCCCTGCATGGCAATAATTACAAGAATAAATGTCAAGATAAATCACCACAGCAGTGTAATGTTGCCAGAAAAGTATGGGCATGGAGTCCTATAAGAAAAATGCATCCCACCTTCAATTGACCAATGATAAACTGACGTCTGTGTCACAAGTCCAAGCATTTTTGGAGAAACCCACTTCCAAAAGACAACCTACAAAAAAGCAAAGAATATAGGCCCAATAAACCAACGGATGAAAGAAGGCAAATGCAGTATAACCCAATATAACCGAGCCCTTCTCCTAAATTATTGTTAAAGAAATGTACCTGCTCGGGCATCTGGTGTGATTTCACCTTTGTTTTTGTTTCAATGTTAAATATCTGTAAGTGGTCCTGGGTGGTACCTGGAAGTAGAGCTACACAAAAAAACCATGACAAATCATAAGAGAAAATGACTTACACCGAAGAATATAGTTCACGAGACCTATCACTCATAAAATAGATACTGGTAAGTTTTTCGTTTAATACTTTCATGACATTAGTCATTTATTTTGCCATTTTAAGACTAAAACACGAGGTAACACCGACTCAATGCTGGAAAAAAACATTCAAAATAAGTTCATTAGGTCTCTTTGTTCAAATATCAAAAGCATCACAGTATGCTCATATAGAACCCACGTCCGTGCCTTCGTATcaagaccaaaaaaaaaaatctactctGTCAATCAACAGTGTAAGCCATAAAACTAACCATGCCTTGTAGGAATCCATACAAACACATTTCATTAACGCTATTTCATAAATAATTGCATATGTTACCAGACAACAGCTCAAGCCTGAACAATCTGAAAACTCTTTCAGCCCTACTATATTTGTCCACAACTCCACATTGACTTTTTACAAACACTAAACAGTTAAATTATTGAGACGATTCTAACCAATAGTAAATCAAGTTGTCAATATAATGAGAATAGGAAAAGATGATTGGATGAATATGCATATGCATATGCATATAACTAGAGAGGACAAAGTTTTGGACAACCCAAAATAGAAAGGACAAAAACGGCAAGAAAGTGAGTATAGAATGAAGAAATATGTCAAGCAATCAAAATATCTTTTAATGATCTAACCAAAGATGATTGGATGAATATGCATATAACTAGAGAGGACAATGTTTTAGACAACCCAAAATAGAAAGGACAAAAACGGCAAGTAAGTGAGAATAGAATGAAGAAATATGTCAAGCAATCGAAATATCTTTTAATGATCTAACAAATTTTAAGATACAAAAGCAACACATCAACCCACATCAAGATCAAAATCTTCTCTTGATTATCTCTATCCCCCTTACTAGGAAATGACCTATTATttcctcatctcattcattttcTTCCTCAGCCACCTCATACAACCATCAGAAACTTTGCAGCAATTTTTTCACTCAAAAATACCCTTTACAAACTCATAAAAATCATCCTAGACACTTATTTCAGATCAATGAATGTGCACATTGAAGCACGTAGATACATAACCCCTTCTGAGACTAATCTACGCATCAGCTTCTATTTCCAATTTGTTCATTTGAGTCCTCACGAGGATATCACACTGAGTCAACACTTTAAATCATTGGAAACTTTAGCTCGATGTTCACACTCGTGTATACCTTAAATCAAAGAAAGAATCCTAAAattaaacttgaaatatttTCGTAAATATACCCGTTAAGCACATAGCCACATGTTTATGATTACAACAAATTTTTAACTCATGAAGCTAAC
This sequence is a window from Spinacia oleracea cultivar Varoflay chromosome 1, BTI_SOV_V1, whole genome shotgun sequence. Protein-coding genes within it:
- the LOC110798624 gene encoding clathrin heavy chain 1-like produces the protein MAAAASAPIVMKEVLTLPSIGINQQFITFNNVTMESEKYICVRETSPQNSVVIVDMSMPMQPLRRPITADSALMNPNTRILALKALLPGTTQDHLQIFNIETKTKVKSHQMPEQVVFWKWVSPKMLGLVTQTSVYHWSIEGESLPVKMFERTANLANNQIINYKCDPAEKWLVLIGIAPGSPERPQLVKGSMQLYSVDQQRSQALEAHAASFASYKVPGNENPSTLIVFATKSMNAGQVTSKLHIIELGAQPGKPGFSKKQADLFFPPDFADDFPVAMQMSQKYSLIYVITKLGLLFVYDLETASAVYRNRISPDPIFLTSEAASAGGFYAINRRGQVLLATVNEATIVPFVSGQLNNLELAVNLAKRGNLPGAENLVVQRFQELFAQTKYKEAAELAAESPQGILRTPDTVAKFQSVPVQSGQTPPLLQYFGTLLTRGKLNAFESLELSRLVVNQNKKNLLENWLAEDKLECTEELGDLVKTVDTDLALKIYIKARATPKVVAAFAERREFDKILIYSKQVGYTPDYLFLLQTILRTDPQGAVNFALMMSQMEGGCPVDYNTVTDLFLQRNLIREATAFLLDVLKPNLPEHGFLQTKVLEINLVTFPNVADAILANGMFTHYDRSRVAQLCEKAGLYIQALRHYTDLPDIKRVIVNTHAIEPQALVEFFGTLSREWALECMKDLLLVNLRGNLQIIVQAAKEYCEQLGVDSCMKLFEQFKSYEGLYFFLGSYLSSSEDPEIHFKYIEAAAKTGQLKEVERVTRESNFYDAEKTKNFLMEAKLPDARPLINVCDRFGFVPDLTHYLYVNNMLRYIEGYVQKVNPGNAPLVVGQLLDDECPEDFIKGLILSVRSLLPVEPLVEECEKRNRLRLLTQFLEHLVSEGSQDVHVHNALGKIIIESNNNPEHFLTTNPYYDSRVVGKYCEKRDPTLAVVAYRRGQCDDELINVTNKNSLFKLQARYVVERMDGDLWEKVLNPENEYRRQIIDQVVSTALPESKSPEQVSAAVKAFMTADLPHELIELLEKIVLQNSAFSGNSNLQNLLILTAIKADSSRVMDYVNRLDNFDGPAVGEVAVEAQLYEEAFAIFKKFNLNVQAVNVLLDNIQAIDRAVEFAFRVEEDAVWSQVAKAQLRAGLVSDAIESFIRAEDSTQFLDVIRASEDADVYHDLVKYLLMVRQQTKEPRVDSELIYAYAKIDRLSDIEEFILMPNVANLQNVGDRLFDEALYEAAKIIYAFISNWAKLAVTLVRLKQFQSAVDAARKANSAKTWKEVCFACVDAEEFRLAQICGLNIIIQVDDMEEVSQYYQNRGCFNEIISLMESGLGLERAHMGIFTELGVLYARYRSEKLMEHIKLFSTRLNIPKVIRACDEQQHWKELTYLYIQYDEFDNAAVTVMNHSPEAWDHMQFKDVVAKVANVELYYKAVHFYLQEHPDLINDMLNVLALRLDHTRVVDIMRKAGNLHLVKPYMIAVQSNNVSAVNEALNEIYAEEEDYDRLRESIDLHDNFDQIGLAQKIEKHELLEMRRVAAYIYKKAGRWKQSIALSKKDKHYKDAMETCSQSGDRELAEELLVYFIQEGKKECFAACLFVCYDVIRPDVALELAWMNNMIDFAFPYLLQFIREYTGKVDELIKDKIEAQKEVKAKEQDEKDVIAQQNMYAQLLPLALPAPPMPGSVPMGGMGGYGPPPPMGGMGGMGMPPMPAYGMPPMGSY